A single window of Kitasatospora sp. HUAS MG31 DNA harbors:
- a CDS encoding class I SAM-dependent methyltransferase — translation MSSEQTAPGPAAPAPAPDGAPDGAYGESLFEPWKPGEGTRIDLGSLAYDHVTRARLRSLGAGPGARCCEIGAGTGTIARWLAGEAGVREVLAVDRDVRFVEPYAGGPLRTLAADVTAPDFDPGRFDLVHARFVMMHLPERRRIMSRLRDLVSPGGHLLLGDAIDLTTAGPPDTPYRLAMRAMWAALRATIGTDVTWTPGYPRLLRELGLSEVGAEVHVPALVAGSPIGAFWLDTWDRSRAAMLATGILDSATLDEARKALTAGTVADLSPGLITAWGRVP, via the coding sequence ATGTCCTCCGAGCAGACCGCACCGGGCCCGGCCGCCCCCGCCCCCGCCCCCGACGGCGCCCCCGACGGCGCCTACGGCGAGTCCCTCTTCGAGCCGTGGAAGCCCGGCGAGGGCACCCGTATCGACCTGGGCTCCCTCGCCTACGACCACGTCACCCGCGCCCGTCTGCGCTCCCTCGGTGCCGGTCCGGGCGCGCGGTGCTGCGAGATCGGCGCCGGGACCGGCACGATCGCCCGCTGGCTGGCCGGGGAGGCCGGGGTCCGCGAGGTACTCGCCGTCGACCGGGACGTGCGGTTCGTGGAGCCGTACGCGGGCGGGCCGCTGCGGACGCTCGCCGCCGACGTCACGGCGCCGGACTTCGACCCGGGACGGTTCGACCTGGTCCACGCCCGGTTCGTGATGATGCACCTGCCGGAGCGCCGCCGGATCATGTCCCGGCTGCGGGATCTCGTCTCCCCGGGCGGGCATCTGCTGCTCGGCGACGCGATCGACCTCACCACGGCCGGTCCGCCCGACACCCCGTACCGGCTGGCGATGCGGGCGATGTGGGCGGCGCTGCGGGCCACCATCGGGACGGACGTGACCTGGACGCCGGGCTATCCGCGGCTGCTGCGCGAGCTCGGGCTGTCCGAGGTCGGCGCGGAGGTGCACGTGCCGGCGCTGGTCGCGGGCAGTCCGATCGGCGCGTTCTGGCTGGACACCTGGGACCGCAGCCGCGCGGCCATGCTCGCCACCGGCATCCTCGACTCCGCCACGCTCGACGAGGCCCGGAAGGCCCTCACCGCCGGAACGGTCGCCGACCTCTCCCCCGGCCTGATCACCGCCTGGGGCCGGGTCCCCTGA
- a CDS encoding lytic polysaccharide monooxygenase auxiliary activity family 9 protein has product MSSSVAGAGPSGLRADMKHRADGNHRTYGIHLRWQIGDNQPDHPAWPPPADWDEGRAPYPHQYEVWIDGVARQTLYLYWPAWDWSPANSHWVDLGEAPEAEYRVKLRARVDGQFTEFTQEVAVRRDGAVPWSAPEPRRNAPAVATTASPRHGTMDQPRSRAGAAIRDTDSAPICVEARRLNTSTDWQEVLPGAERMLADYPWNDAQKYLEYRKFFEGNTVASTGNPAFRGLDLVPDGSLGDWPVTVLKADADSHTFSYDYMAYHTGESWSHRWFLTRQGWDPAGGLAWEDLEPVPFLVEVQGADREEDSTQWEFATLPHRTGRAAIVHVWGGHGGPDTPDGGNGRKTGEFFLSVCDVEFR; this is encoded by the coding sequence ATGAGCAGCAGCGTCGCCGGCGCCGGCCCTTCCGGGCTCCGCGCCGACATGAAGCACCGCGCCGACGGCAACCACCGGACGTACGGGATCCATCTGCGCTGGCAGATCGGGGACAACCAGCCCGACCACCCGGCGTGGCCGCCGCCGGCGGACTGGGACGAGGGGAGGGCGCCGTACCCCCACCAGTACGAGGTGTGGATCGACGGCGTGGCCCGCCAGACCCTGTACCTCTACTGGCCCGCCTGGGACTGGTCCCCGGCCAACTCCCACTGGGTGGACCTGGGCGAGGCGCCGGAGGCCGAGTACCGGGTGAAGCTCCGGGCCAGGGTGGACGGGCAGTTCACCGAGTTCACGCAGGAGGTGGCCGTCCGGCGGGACGGCGCCGTGCCCTGGTCGGCCCCGGAGCCGCGCCGGAACGCCCCGGCCGTCGCCACCACCGCCTCGCCCCGGCACGGGACGATGGACCAGCCGCGCAGCCGGGCCGGGGCCGCGATCCGGGACACGGACTCCGCGCCGATCTGCGTCGAGGCGCGGCGGCTGAACACCAGCACCGACTGGCAGGAGGTGCTGCCCGGCGCGGAGCGGATGCTCGCCGACTACCCGTGGAACGACGCCCAGAAGTACCTGGAGTACCGCAAGTTCTTCGAGGGCAACACCGTCGCCTCCACCGGCAACCCGGCGTTCCGGGGCCTGGACCTGGTACCGGACGGCTCCCTGGGCGACTGGCCGGTGACGGTGCTCAAGGCCGACGCCGACAGCCACACCTTCAGCTACGACTACATGGCGTACCACACCGGGGAGTCCTGGTCGCACCGCTGGTTCCTGACCCGGCAGGGCTGGGATCCGGCCGGCGGACTGGCCTGGGAGGACCTGGAGCCCGTCCCGTTCCTGGTGGAGGTGCAGGGCGCCGACCGCGAAGAGGACTCCACGCAGTGGGAGTTCGCCACCCTGCCGCACCGGACCGGCCGCGCCGCGATCGTCCACGTGTGGGGCGGTCACGGCGGCCCGGACACCCCGGACGGGGGCAACGGCCGCAAGACGGGTGAGTTCTTCCTGTCCGTGTGCGACGTCGAGTTCCGGTAG
- a CDS encoding GlxA family transcriptional regulator, which yields MATRKHHVAVLVLEGAKPLDVGIPAQVFSSRPSMPYEVRVCGAAPGLVTGGDGLSYHVAEGLEAFEQADTVFIPGYREPATTEPPAAVVEALTAAHQRGTRLAAISTGAFALAATGLLDGKRATTHWHYSKALAARHPLVRVDENVLFVDEGDVLTSAGAASGIDLCLHLVRRDHGVGLSNHVARRLVAAPYRSGGQAQYVPRSVPEPLGDLFADTREWALAHLAEPLTLEALARNARVSARTFSRRFVEDTGYTPMQWVLRARVDLARELLERTDLGVEQIADRVGLGTAANLRLHFQRILGTSPTEYRHTFSA from the coding sequence GTGGCCACGAGGAAGCACCACGTCGCCGTGCTGGTCCTGGAGGGTGCGAAGCCGCTGGACGTCGGCATTCCCGCGCAGGTGTTCTCCAGCCGGCCGAGCATGCCGTACGAGGTGCGGGTCTGCGGTGCCGCGCCCGGGCTGGTGACCGGCGGCGACGGGCTCTCGTACCACGTGGCCGAGGGTTTGGAGGCCTTCGAGCAGGCGGACACCGTGTTCATCCCGGGCTACCGGGAGCCGGCGACCACCGAGCCGCCGGCCGCGGTGGTCGAGGCGCTGACGGCCGCCCACCAGCGCGGCACCCGGCTCGCGGCGATCTCCACCGGCGCGTTCGCGCTGGCCGCCACCGGGCTGCTGGACGGCAAGCGGGCCACCACCCACTGGCACTACAGCAAGGCGCTTGCCGCGCGGCACCCGCTGGTGCGGGTGGACGAGAACGTGCTGTTCGTGGACGAGGGCGACGTGCTCACCTCCGCCGGTGCGGCCTCCGGCATCGACCTGTGCCTGCACCTGGTCCGGCGTGACCACGGCGTCGGGCTCTCCAACCACGTCGCCCGGCGCCTGGTGGCGGCGCCGTACCGCAGCGGGGGCCAGGCCCAGTACGTGCCGCGCAGCGTGCCCGAGCCGCTCGGCGACCTGTTCGCCGACACCCGGGAGTGGGCCCTGGCGCACCTTGCCGAGCCGCTCACCCTGGAGGCGCTGGCCCGCAACGCTCGGGTCTCGGCCAGGACCTTCTCGCGGCGGTTCGTCGAGGACACCGGCTACACCCCGATGCAGTGGGTGCTGCGGGCCCGGGTGGACCTGGCGCGCGAACTGCTGGAACGCACCGACCTGGGCGTGGAGCAGATCGCCGACCGGGTCGGGCTGGGCACCGCCGCCAACCTGCGGCTGCACTTCCAGCGCATCCTCGGCACCTCCCCGACCGAGTACCGGCACACCTTCTCGGCGTGA
- a CDS encoding ferredoxin yields MRLVVDLNRCQGYAQCAFLAPDVFTMHGDEALLYDPHAEPAQREHVARAAAACPVQAILVDDLDGAPGPAEEAPGDR; encoded by the coding sequence ATGAGGCTGGTCGTCGATCTCAACCGCTGCCAGGGATACGCGCAGTGTGCGTTCCTGGCACCGGATGTCTTCACCATGCACGGTGACGAGGCCCTGCTGTACGACCCGCACGCCGAACCCGCGCAGCGCGAGCACGTCGCGCGCGCCGCAGCGGCCTGTCCCGTCCAGGCGATCCTCGTGGACGACCTGGACGGCGCCCCCGGCCCGGCTGAGGAGGCCCCCGGTGATCGGTGA
- a CDS encoding molybdenum cofactor biosysynthesis protein, whose translation MVAIEVVQLLVSPGHRYEGRPAEGPSAESPGELVTRAEVRGGLGIVGDRYFARPAHRDAALTLMAAERLPLDIDPAVDLRQTRRNVLLRGVDIDAYVGATVSLDCGTGPVLLAVRRAARPCAWMDAEIGPGAQRALRGGGGVRCTPLSDGVLTVGPAVFEVVAEAGAGAAGAGGAVRGPGPRR comes from the coding sequence ATGGTCGCGATCGAGGTGGTGCAGCTGCTGGTGTCGCCCGGACACCGCTACGAGGGACGCCCCGCCGAGGGCCCGTCCGCGGAGTCCCCGGGGGAACTCGTCACCCGGGCCGAGGTGCGCGGTGGCCTGGGGATCGTCGGCGACCGCTACTTCGCCCGCCCGGCCCACCGCGACGCCGCCCTCACCCTCATGGCGGCCGAACGGCTCCCGCTCGACATCGACCCCGCCGTGGACCTCCGGCAGACCCGGCGCAACGTGCTGCTCCGCGGCGTGGACATCGACGCGTACGTGGGCGCGACCGTGTCCCTGGACTGCGGGACCGGCCCGGTGCTCCTCGCCGTCCGGCGTGCGGCCCGGCCCTGCGCCTGGATGGACGCCGAGATCGGTCCCGGCGCGCAGCGGGCCCTGCGGGGCGGGGGAGGGGTGCGGTGCACGCCGCTGAGCGACGGCGTACTGACCGTGGGGCCGGCGGTGTTCGAGGTCGTGGCGGAGGCGGGGGCAGGGGCGGCCGGCGCGGGCGGTGCGGTCAGGGGACCCGGCCCCAGGCGGTGA
- a CDS encoding HIT family protein codes for MIDENGTTSPYVARLPIGERIPLPEDGIPFWEVFPYEGDLRIKVLERPELPEPPRDGEDGPETCKECAREDADFLWTDDRWRLAGLGGPTALPTMLLLEPRAHHDLTDLPADLAAELGPMLQRVERAVLSLGGVGRVHVNRWGDGSAHLHLWLIARPEGMMQLRGTCLPLWDDVLPKAPVEEWRETNRRIAAAMAADGGTAHL; via the coding sequence ATGATCGATGAGAACGGCACCACCAGTCCGTACGTCGCGCGCCTGCCGATCGGCGAGCGCATCCCGCTGCCCGAGGACGGTATCCCGTTCTGGGAGGTCTTCCCGTACGAGGGCGATCTGCGGATCAAGGTGCTGGAGCGGCCCGAGCTTCCCGAGCCGCCTCGGGACGGCGAGGACGGGCCGGAGACCTGCAAGGAGTGCGCCCGCGAGGACGCCGACTTCCTGTGGACGGACGACCGTTGGCGGCTGGCCGGACTGGGCGGGCCGACCGCGCTGCCCACCATGCTGCTGCTGGAGCCGCGGGCCCACCACGACCTGACGGACCTGCCCGCCGACCTCGCCGCCGAGCTCGGTCCGATGCTCCAGCGGGTGGAGCGGGCCGTGCTGTCGCTCGGCGGCGTCGGCCGGGTGCACGTGAACCGGTGGGGCGACGGCTCCGCCCACCTCCACCTGTGGCTGATCGCCCGGCCCGAGGGCATGATGCAGCTGCGCGGCACCTGCCTGCCGCTCTGGGACGACGTGCTGCCGAAGGCGCCGGTGGAGGAGTGGCGGGAGACCAACCGGCGGATCGCCGCGGCCATGGCCGCCGACGGCGGCACCGCGCACCTCTGA
- a CDS encoding NAD(P)/FAD-dependent oxidoreductase, translated as MIGDGSIDRLRREGRIVIVGASLAGLRAAETLREKGFTGSLTVIGDEPHPPYDRPPLSKQVLLGKAAPEHTTLPRRLDVDAHWRLGHAATGLDMAARRVRLADGDEVEYDRLLIATGVRARPWPVEAEAGLDGVFVLRTRDDATRLHRRLTEETRRVLVIGAGFTGSEIASACRERDLPVTVAERGSSPLVGALGGVIGEVARQMHLDAGVDLRCGVMVTALEGDTAGRVRSAVLSDGGTIDTDVVVVSLGATRNTEWLAGSGLGAGPRGIACDAGCRAFDVRGIVTDDVFVAGDVARAPHPLFGYQFLSLEHWGNAVAQAEIAAHNMISHATDRIPHLWVPAFWSSQFGVNIKSVGVPALGEEILVTQGSLADRRFTAVYGHQGRVIGAVTFDHGRWLPFYQELIERTAPFPPPFPTLDRRADGRGPVPAEFPDPSVPTHGPTVTVSGYSPADRRITFTPGRA; from the coding sequence GTGATCGGTGACGGCAGCATCGACCGGCTCCGGCGCGAGGGCCGCATCGTCATCGTCGGCGCCTCCCTCGCGGGACTCCGTGCCGCGGAAACCCTCCGCGAGAAGGGTTTCACCGGCTCGCTCACCGTGATCGGCGACGAGCCCCACCCGCCGTACGACCGGCCGCCGCTGTCCAAGCAGGTGCTCCTCGGCAAGGCCGCCCCCGAGCACACCACCCTGCCCCGGCGCCTGGACGTGGACGCCCACTGGCGGCTCGGCCACGCCGCCACCGGCCTGGACATGGCCGCCCGGCGGGTCCGCCTCGCCGACGGCGACGAGGTCGAGTACGACCGGCTGCTCATCGCCACCGGCGTCCGCGCCCGGCCCTGGCCCGTCGAGGCCGAGGCCGGCCTCGACGGCGTCTTCGTGCTGCGCACCCGCGACGACGCCACCCGGCTGCACCGCCGGCTGACCGAGGAGACCCGACGGGTCCTGGTGATCGGCGCCGGCTTCACCGGGTCGGAGATCGCCTCCGCCTGCCGCGAGCGGGACCTCCCGGTGACCGTCGCCGAGCGCGGCAGCTCGCCCCTGGTCGGCGCGCTGGGCGGGGTGATCGGCGAGGTGGCCCGGCAGATGCACCTCGACGCCGGTGTCGACCTGCGGTGCGGCGTCATGGTGACCGCCCTGGAGGGCGACACCGCCGGCCGGGTGCGGTCCGCCGTGCTCTCCGACGGCGGCACCATCGACACCGACGTGGTGGTCGTCTCGCTCGGCGCCACCCGCAACACCGAGTGGCTCGCCGGCTCGGGACTCGGTGCCGGCCCCCGCGGCATCGCCTGCGACGCCGGCTGCCGGGCCTTCGACGTCCGCGGCATCGTCACCGACGACGTGTTCGTGGCCGGCGACGTCGCCCGCGCCCCGCACCCGCTGTTCGGCTACCAGTTCCTCTCCCTGGAACACTGGGGCAACGCCGTGGCCCAGGCCGAGATCGCCGCCCACAACATGATCAGCCACGCCACGGACCGCATCCCGCACCTGTGGGTCCCCGCCTTCTGGTCCTCCCAGTTCGGCGTGAACATCAAGTCCGTCGGGGTGCCCGCGCTGGGCGAGGAGATCCTGGTCACCCAGGGCTCGCTGGCCGACCGCCGGTTCACCGCCGTGTACGGGCACCAGGGACGCGTCATCGGCGCCGTCACCTTCGACCACGGCCGCTGGCTGCCCTTCTACCAGGAGCTGATCGAGCGGACCGCGCCGTTCCCGCCGCCGTTCCCCACCCTGGACCGGCGCGCCGACGGACGCGGACCGGTCCCGGCCGAGTTCCCCGACCCGTCCGTGCCCACGCACGGCCCGACCGTCACCGTCAGCGGCTACTCCCCGGCCGACCGGCGGATCACGTTCACGCCCGGCCGGGCGTGA
- the gap gene encoding type I glyceraldehyde-3-phosphate dehydrogenase, with protein MTRIAVNGFGRIGRNTLRALLERGSDLEVVAINDLSAPESLAHLLKYDSALGRLGRSVEVDGGDLVVDGRRIKVLAEREPANLPWAELGVEIVLEATGRFTAAADARAHLKAGAKRVLVSAPSDGADVTLAYGVNTEAYDPALHTIVSNASCTTNALAPLAAVLDDLAGIEHGFMTTVHAYTQEQNLQDGPHRDLRRARAAGVNIVPTTTGAAKAIGLVLPNLDGKLSGDSIRVPVPVGSIVELNTTVSREVTREEVLAAYAAAADGPLKGILDYADEPLVSGDITGQPASSIFDAALTRVDGKHVKVVAWYDNEWGFSNRVIDTLEMLARS; from the coding sequence ATGACCCGCATCGCCGTCAACGGATTCGGCCGCATCGGACGCAACACCCTTCGCGCCCTGCTGGAGCGCGGCAGCGACCTGGAGGTCGTGGCGATCAACGACCTGAGCGCTCCCGAGTCCCTCGCGCACCTGCTCAAGTACGACAGCGCCCTCGGCCGCCTCGGCCGTTCCGTGGAGGTCGACGGCGGGGACCTGGTCGTCGACGGCCGCCGCATCAAGGTGCTGGCCGAGCGCGAGCCGGCGAACCTCCCGTGGGCCGAGCTGGGCGTGGAGATCGTGCTGGAGGCCACCGGCCGGTTCACCGCCGCGGCGGACGCCCGGGCCCACCTCAAGGCCGGCGCCAAGCGCGTCCTGGTCAGCGCCCCCTCCGACGGCGCCGACGTCACGCTCGCCTACGGTGTGAACACCGAGGCCTACGACCCGGCCCTGCACACGATCGTCTCCAACGCCTCCTGCACCACCAACGCGCTGGCCCCGCTGGCCGCCGTGCTGGACGACCTGGCCGGCATCGAGCACGGCTTCATGACCACGGTGCACGCCTACACCCAGGAGCAGAACCTCCAGGACGGCCCGCACCGCGACCTGCGCCGTGCCCGCGCCGCCGGCGTGAACATCGTGCCCACCACCACCGGCGCCGCCAAGGCGATCGGCCTGGTCCTGCCCAACCTGGACGGCAAGCTGTCCGGCGACTCGATCCGGGTGCCCGTCCCGGTCGGCTCCATCGTGGAGCTGAACACCACCGTCTCCCGCGAGGTCACCCGCGAGGAGGTGCTGGCCGCCTACGCCGCCGCCGCCGACGGCCCGCTCAAGGGCATCCTCGACTACGCCGACGAGCCGCTGGTCTCCGGCGACATCACCGGCCAGCCCGCCTCCTCCATCTTCGACGCCGCCCTCACCCGGGTCGACGGCAAGCACGTCAAGGTGGTGGCCTGGTACGACAACGAGTGGGGCTTCTCCAACCGCGTCATCGACACCCTCGAGATGCTCGCCCGCTCCTGA
- a CDS encoding cytochrome P450 encodes MTDTSLFQQITDYANRADPYPLYTELRKSPVHRDETGVYVVGGYHDILSLLHDPRISSDARNRAEQPGGSALPGEEDEGDGVLPPTFLRLDPPEHDRLRAITNRPFGPPHSPRRIDGMRGELRTIVTDLIDHLDGGDGTLDVVEQFSYPFPVTVICRLLGIPRADESRFHSWADTLVSTLDPRPDVDTAERVRIAQQARLELGMYLNALLDERRKKPGDDMLSHLVAGNAPEGRMSGMEVLATAALLLIAGHETTVNLITNGMLTLLRHPEILERLREDPRLAVPLVEELLRFEPPVQMLPNRSPIADIELHGVTVPKGSPLCLVVASGNRDPARFEDPDRFDPDRRDVQHLGLGSGVHSCFGAPLARLEAQLALAELARRLEAPRLLEDPPPYRQNAVLRGPRHLRIAVDGVRP; translated from the coding sequence ATGACCGACACCTCGCTGTTCCAGCAGATCACCGACTACGCCAACCGCGCCGACCCGTACCCCCTCTACACCGAGCTGCGGAAGAGCCCGGTCCACCGCGACGAGACCGGCGTGTACGTGGTCGGCGGGTACCACGACATCCTCAGCCTGCTGCACGACCCACGGATCAGCTCCGACGCCCGCAACCGGGCCGAACAGCCCGGCGGATCCGCCCTGCCCGGGGAGGAGGACGAGGGCGACGGCGTCCTGCCGCCGACCTTCCTGCGCCTCGACCCTCCCGAGCACGACCGGCTGCGCGCCATCACCAACCGGCCCTTCGGCCCCCCGCACAGCCCCCGGCGGATCGACGGCATGCGCGGTGAACTCCGCACCATCGTCACCGACCTGATCGACCACCTCGACGGCGGGGACGGCACCCTCGACGTGGTCGAACAGTTCTCCTACCCCTTCCCCGTCACCGTGATCTGCCGGCTCCTCGGCATCCCCCGCGCCGACGAGTCCCGCTTCCACAGCTGGGCCGACACCCTCGTCAGCACCCTCGACCCGCGGCCCGACGTGGACACCGCCGAACGCGTCCGCATCGCCCAGCAGGCCCGGCTCGAACTCGGCATGTACCTCAACGCCCTGCTCGACGAACGCCGCAAGAAGCCCGGCGACGACATGCTCTCCCACCTGGTCGCCGGGAACGCGCCGGAGGGCCGGATGAGCGGCATGGAGGTGCTCGCCACCGCAGCCCTGCTGCTCATCGCCGGACACGAGACCACGGTCAACCTCATCACCAACGGCATGCTCACCCTGCTGCGCCACCCCGAGATCCTGGAACGGCTGCGCGAGGACCCGCGGTTGGCCGTGCCGCTGGTCGAGGAACTGCTGCGGTTCGAGCCGCCCGTGCAGATGCTCCCCAACCGCAGCCCGATCGCCGACATCGAGCTGCACGGGGTCACCGTCCCCAAGGGCTCCCCGCTCTGCCTGGTCGTCGCCTCCGGCAACCGGGACCCCGCGCGGTTCGAGGACCCCGACCGGTTCGACCCCGACCGCCGGGACGTCCAGCACCTCGGCCTCGGCAGCGGCGTCCACAGCTGCTTCGGCGCACCGCTCGCCCGGCTGGAGGCCCAGCTCGCCCTGGCCGAACTCGCCCGCCGGCTGGAGGCACCGCGGCTGCTGGAGGACCCGCCGCCGTACCGCCAGAACGCCGTGCTGCGCGGGCCCCGCCACCTGCGGATCGCCGTGGACGGCGTCCGGCCGTAG
- a CDS encoding serine/threonine-protein kinase, with the protein MGEYRLLRRLGAGGMGQVFLGRTAGGRTVAVKMVHSSFAADREFRVRFRQEVAAARRVGGRWTAPVLDADTESDHPWVATGYIAGPSLGSAVRMYGPLPAAAVRSLGVGLAEALDVVHGLGLVHRDVKPSNVLLALDGPRLIDFGISRALDAATALTRSGFMVGSPGYLSPEQAEGLTVGPASDVFSLGTVLAYAATGVPPFGAGVSTPVLLYRVLHEEPDLGGLDTLDPGLRELVAACLAKDPEQRPTPAALRARLVAEDGAAADRLTARDWLPAPVAGELARLAVDLLDLDPDADPSQAATPAQVEAVEEPSGYSLRTPTVSGMTVAPPPPDHPPTGAATAASAPLPAETRAAADGTVPRSRVLPVVAAVVAVVLAAGAAVYFAGIPGTHKAGGGKQAGGARSVAATGPSTEASSPTSAAASPATDPSAKPDAGTIPAGFLGGWHGSLTNRQSGIAADLEITVAQGRKGDPVGTIHNNTGPGTRYCDSVADLIGVGTDRLVLKTRTMSALTGCVADPHEQVYTLNADGSLHLTVGAFAGDLTRS; encoded by the coding sequence GTGGGCGAGTACCGGCTGCTCCGCAGGCTGGGCGCGGGCGGGATGGGCCAGGTGTTCCTGGGCCGGACCGCCGGCGGCCGTACGGTCGCGGTGAAGATGGTCCACTCGTCCTTCGCCGCCGACCGGGAGTTCCGGGTGCGCTTCCGGCAGGAGGTGGCGGCCGCCCGGCGGGTCGGCGGCCGCTGGACCGCGCCGGTGCTGGACGCCGACACCGAGAGCGACCACCCCTGGGTGGCCACCGGCTACATCGCCGGCCCGTCGCTCGGCTCGGCGGTCCGCATGTACGGCCCGCTGCCGGCCGCCGCCGTCCGCTCGCTCGGCGTCGGGCTCGCCGAGGCGCTGGACGTGGTGCACGGCCTCGGCCTCGTCCACCGGGACGTCAAGCCCTCCAACGTCCTGCTGGCCCTGGACGGACCGCGGCTCATCGATTTCGGCATCAGCCGGGCCCTGGACGCCGCGACCGCACTCACCCGCTCCGGGTTCATGGTCGGCTCACCCGGCTACCTCTCGCCCGAGCAGGCCGAAGGGCTGACCGTCGGCCCGGCCTCGGACGTCTTCTCGCTGGGCACGGTTCTGGCGTACGCCGCCACCGGCGTCCCGCCGTTCGGCGCGGGCGTGAGCACGCCGGTCCTGCTCTACCGGGTCCTGCACGAGGAACCCGACCTCGGCGGGCTCGACACGCTCGACCCCGGGCTGCGGGAGCTCGTCGCCGCCTGCCTCGCCAAGGACCCGGAACAGCGGCCGACCCCGGCCGCGCTCCGCGCCCGGCTGGTGGCGGAGGACGGCGCGGCGGCGGACCGGCTGACGGCGCGCGACTGGCTGCCGGCCCCGGTGGCGGGGGAGCTCGCCCGGCTCGCGGTGGACCTGCTGGACCTCGACCCGGACGCAGATCCTTCGCAGGCAGCAACCCCCGCACAGGTGGAGGCCGTTGAGGAACCGTCGGGCTACTCCCTCCGTACTCCGACGGTCTCGGGCATGACCGTGGCGCCGCCGCCTCCGGACCACCCGCCCACGGGGGCCGCCACGGCGGCCTCCGCCCCGCTCCCCGCCGAGACCCGGGCGGCGGCGGACGGGACCGTCCCCCGCAGCCGGGTCCTGCCGGTCGTCGCCGCCGTGGTGGCGGTGGTGCTGGCGGCCGGTGCGGCCGTCTACTTCGCCGGCATCCCGGGCACCCACAAGGCGGGCGGCGGGAAGCAGGCCGGCGGCGCCCGTTCGGTCGCGGCCACCGGTCCGTCCACGGAGGCGAGTTCGCCGACCTCCGCCGCTGCGAGCCCGGCCACGGACCCGTCCGCGAAGCCGGACGCCGGGACGATACCCGCCGGCTTCCTGGGCGGCTGGCACGGCAGCCTCACCAACCGCCAGAGCGGCATCGCGGCCGACCTCGAGATCACCGTCGCCCAGGGCCGCAAGGGCGACCCGGTCGGGACCATCCACAACAACACCGGCCCCGGCACCCGGTACTGCGACTCCGTCGCCGACCTGATCGGCGTCGGCACCGACCGCCTGGTCCTCAAGACGCGGACGATGAGCGCCCTCACCGGCTGCGTGGCCGACCCGCACGAGCAGGTCTACACCCTCAACGCCGACGGCAGCCTCCACCTCACCGTCGGCGCCTTCGCCGGAGACCTCACCCGGAGCTGA
- a CDS encoding GNAT family N-acetyltransferase, producing MGTDARFDRRPIGVEQIEDWLELLAAVEAEDRVDEHHGAEDLHAMLADPYCDFPRGSLAVYDGERMIGYGYLKARTAADQVHEFYYLGAVHPAYRGRGVGAELLAWAEQAALPLHRERYPDRPLSLYSSSLARDTAAAALYEAHGYTAARWFHGMTRDLTKPLPDLPMPDGVEARRFTAERSEDARLVRNEAFRDHWGSTESTVESWAHMTEGPAFRPELGFIAYEGGSATGEGADGAGEALGIVLAEEYAAHSEATGERDLYISLVGTRRQGRKRGIASALLVQALAAAREAGFATASLGVDAGSPTGALGLYEQVGFTVKDTWVAQLKPLWQPGDPA from the coding sequence ATGGGTACTGATGCGCGTTTCGACCGGCGGCCGATCGGGGTCGAGCAGATCGAGGACTGGCTGGAGCTGCTGGCCGCCGTCGAGGCCGAGGACCGGGTGGACGAGCATCACGGCGCCGAGGACCTCCACGCCATGCTGGCGGACCCGTACTGCGACTTCCCGCGCGGCTCGCTCGCGGTGTACGACGGCGAGCGGATGATCGGCTACGGCTATCTGAAGGCCCGGACGGCCGCCGACCAGGTGCACGAGTTCTACTACCTCGGCGCCGTGCACCCCGCGTACCGCGGGCGCGGCGTGGGCGCGGAGCTGCTGGCGTGGGCGGAGCAGGCGGCCCTGCCGCTGCACCGCGAGCGCTACCCGGACCGTCCGCTCAGCCTGTACAGCTCCAGCCTGGCCCGCGACACGGCGGCCGCGGCGCTGTACGAGGCGCACGGCTACACCGCCGCCCGCTGGTTCCACGGCATGACCCGGGACCTGACCAAGCCGCTGCCCGACCTCCCCATGCCGGACGGCGTCGAGGCCCGCCGCTTCACCGCCGAGCGCTCCGAGGACGCGCGGCTGGTACGCAACGAGGCGTTCCGCGACCACTGGGGCTCCACCGAGTCGACGGTCGAGAGCTGGGCGCACATGACCGAGGGCCCCGCCTTCCGCCCCGAGCTCGGGTTCATCGCGTACGAGGGCGGCAGCGCCACGGGCGAGGGCGCCGACGGCGCGGGCGAGGCGCTGGGCATCGTGCTCGCCGAGGAGTACGCGGCGCACTCCGAGGCCACCGGCGAGCGGGACCTGTACATCAGCCTGGTCGGCACCCGGCGCCAGGGGCGCAAGCGGGGCATCGCCTCGGCGCTGCTGGTGCAGGCGCTGGCCGCGGCGCGCGAGGCCGGGTTCGCGACCGCCTCGCTGGGGGTGGACGCGGGCTCGCCGACCGGCGCGCTCGGGCTGTACGAGCAGGTCGGGTTCACCGTCAAGGACACCTGGGTCGCCCAGCTCAAGCCGCTGTGGCAGCCGGGCGACCCGGCCTGA